One window from the genome of Mustela lutreola isolate mMusLut2 chromosome 11, mMusLut2.pri, whole genome shotgun sequence encodes:
- the MBD1 gene encoding methyl-CpG-binding domain protein 1 isoform X12 → MAEDWLECPALGPGWKRREVFRKSGATCGRSDTYYQSPTGDRIRSKVELTRYLGPACDLSLFDFKQGILCYPAPKPQSLPVPSKKRKKPSRPAKTRKRQVGPQKGEVRKEAPGDETKADADTAPALLPAPGCCENCGISFSGDGTRRQRLKTLCKDCRAQRIAFNREQRMFKRVGCGECAACQVTEDCGACSTCLLQLPHDVASGLFCKCERRRCLRIVERSRGCGVCRGCQTREDCGRCRVCLRPPRPGLRRQWRCVQRRCLRHLAHRLRRHHQRCQRRPPLAVAPPAGKRSRRRGGCDSKMAARRRPPRTQPLPPVTPSQPPASPELQPRALAPSPPAEFIYYCVDEDELQPYTNRRQNRKCGTCAACLRRMDCGRCDFCCDKPKFGGSNQKRQKCRWRQCLQFAMKRLLPSVWAGSEDGAGPPPPYSRRKRPGSTRRPRLGQILKTLTTPTVRSGRAQTPMKQETGSGFVLPPPGTDLVFLREGASSPVQVPGPATASTEALLQEAQCPGLSWVVALPQVKQEKVDAQEDWTPGTAILTSPVLLSGCPSKAVDAGLPPVKQEPLDPEEDKEEESKEDSASDLAPEEEAGGAGTPVITEIFSLGGTRLRDTAVWLPRAGNREGKMDVKCGRRRTLWRARARAGTGEDGLEPLSVSHHLQLR, encoded by the exons ATGGCTGAGGACTGGCTGGAGTGCCCAGCCTTGGGCCCTGGCTGGAAACGTCGTGAGGTCTTTCGAAAGTCAGGTGCCACCTGTGGACGCTCAGACACCTATTACCAGAG CCCCACAGGAGACAGGATCCGAAGCAAAGTTGAGCTGACCCGATACCTGGGCCCTGCGTGTGACCTCTCCCTCTTCGACTTCAAACAAGGCATTCTGTGTTATCCAGCCCCCAAG CCCCAGTCCTTACCTGTCCCTAGCAAAAAGCGGAAGAAGCCTTCACGGCCAGCCAAGACTCGGAAACGTCAGGTTGGACCCCAGAAGGGTGAGGTCAGGAAGGAGGCCCCAGGGGATGAGACCAAGGCTGATGCTGACACAGCCCCAGCTTTACTGCCTGCTCCTGG GTGCTGTGAGAACTGTGGAATCAGCTTCTCAGGGGATGGTACCCGAAGACAGCGGCTCAAGACATTATGCAAGGACTGCAGAG cACAGAGGATTGCTTTCAACCGGGAGCAAAGGATGTTTAAG CGTGTGGGCTGCGGGGAGTGCGCAGCCTGCCAGGTAACCGAGGACTGCGGGGCCTGCTCCACATGCCTTCTGCAGTTGCCCCATGATGTGGCCTCGGGGCTGTTCTGCAAGTGTGAGCGGAGACGGTGCCTCCGGATTGTGGAAAGG AGCCGAGGGTGTGGAGTGTGCAGGGGCTGTCAGACCCGAGAGGACTGTGGCCGTTGTCGAGTTTGCCTTCGCCCTCCCCGCCCTGGTCTCAGGCGCCAATGGAGGTGTGTCCAGCGGCGCTGCTTACGG CACCTTGCCCACCGTCTCCGTCGCCACCATCAGCGATGTCAACGACGCCCTCCCCTAgctgtggctccccctgct GGTAAACGTAGCCGCCGCAGAGGAGGCTGTGACTCCAAGATGGCTGCCCGGCGGCGCCCCCCACGAACCCAGCCACTGCCTCCAGTTACCCCGTCACAGCCTCCAGCGTCCCCAGAGCTG CAACCCAGAGCCCTGGCCCCCTCGCCACCTGCCGAATTCATCTATTACTGTGTAGACGAGGACGAGCTA CAGCCTTACACGAACCGTCGGCAGAACCGTAAGTGTGGGACCTGTGCAGCTTGCTTGCGCCGGATGGACTGTGGTCGTTGCGACTTCTGCTGTGACAAGCCGAAATTTGGGGGCAGCAATCAGAAGCGCCAGAAGTGTCGTTGGCGCCAGTGCCTGCAGTTTGCCATG AAGCGGCTGCTGCCTAGTGTCTGGGCAGGATCTGAGGATGGAGCAGGGCCGCCCCCACCGTACTCTCGTCGAAAGAGACCTGGCTCTACTCGACGGCCACGTCTGGGCCAGATACTGAAGACCTTGACCACACCCACAGTCAGATCAGGCCGTGCCCAAACTCCAATGAAACAGGAAACGGGCAGTGGCTTTGTGCTACCCCCACCTGGCACTGACCTTGTGTTCTTACGGGAAGGTGCAAGCAGTCCTGTGCAGGTGCCTGGCCCTGCTACAGCTTCCACAGAAGCCCTGTTGCAG GAGGCCCAGTGCCCAGGCCTGAGTTGGGTTGTGGCCTTACCCCAGGTGAAGCAAGAGAAGGTGGATGCCCAGGAAGACTGGACACCGGGCACAGCCATCCTGACTTCTCCTGTATTGCTGTCTGGCTGCCCCAGCAAG GCCGTAGATGCAGGCCTGCCACCTGTGAAGCAAGAGCCATTGGACCCTGAGGAGgacaaggaggaagagagcaaGGAAGACTCCGCCTCCGACTTGGccccagaggaggaggcaggaggggctggcACACCCGTG ATCACGGAGATTTTCAGCCTGGGTGGAACCCGCCTCCGGGACACAGCGGTCTGGTTGCCAAG GGCAGGCAATCGGGAAGGGAAGATGGATGTAAAGTGTGGGAGACGGAGGACACTTTGGCGTGCACGAGCAAGAGCTGGAACCGGCGAGGATGGCCTAGAACCCCTGTCAGTGTCTCACCATCTCCAACTGCGATAA
- the MBD1 gene encoding methyl-CpG-binding domain protein 1 isoform X31: MAEDWLECPALGPGWKRREVFRKSGATCGRSDTYYQSPTGDRIRSKVELTRYLGPACDLSLFDFKQGILCYPAPKPQSLPVPSKKRKKPSRPAKTRKRQVGPQKGEVRKEAPGDETKADADTAPALLPAPGCCENCGISFSGDGTRRQRLKTLCKDCRAQRIAFNREQRMFKRVGCGECAACQVTEDCGACSTCLLQLPHDVASGLFCKCERRRCLRIVERSRGCGVCRGCQTREDCGRCRVCLRPPRPGLRRQWRCVQRRCLRHLAHRLRRHHQRCQRRPPLAVAPPAGKRSRRRGGCDSKMAARRRPPRTQPLPPVTPSQPPASPELQPYTNRRQNRKCGTCAACLRRMDCGRCDFCCDKPKFGGSNQKRQKCRWRQCLQFAMKRLLPSVWAGSEDGAGPPPPYSRRKRPGSTRRPRLGQILKTLTTPTVRSGRAQTPMKQETGSGFVLPPPGTDLVFLREGASSPVQVPGPATASTEALLQEAQCPGLSWVVALPQVKQEKVDAQEDWTPGTAILTSPVLLSGCPSKAVDAGLPPVKQEPLDPEEDKEEESKEDSASDLAPEEEAGGAGTPVITEIFSLGGTRLRDTAVWLPRSKDLKKPGARKQ; this comes from the exons ATGGCTGAGGACTGGCTGGAGTGCCCAGCCTTGGGCCCTGGCTGGAAACGTCGTGAGGTCTTTCGAAAGTCAGGTGCCACCTGTGGACGCTCAGACACCTATTACCAGAG CCCCACAGGAGACAGGATCCGAAGCAAAGTTGAGCTGACCCGATACCTGGGCCCTGCGTGTGACCTCTCCCTCTTCGACTTCAAACAAGGCATTCTGTGTTATCCAGCCCCCAAG CCCCAGTCCTTACCTGTCCCTAGCAAAAAGCGGAAGAAGCCTTCACGGCCAGCCAAGACTCGGAAACGTCAGGTTGGACCCCAGAAGGGTGAGGTCAGGAAGGAGGCCCCAGGGGATGAGACCAAGGCTGATGCTGACACAGCCCCAGCTTTACTGCCTGCTCCTGG GTGCTGTGAGAACTGTGGAATCAGCTTCTCAGGGGATGGTACCCGAAGACAGCGGCTCAAGACATTATGCAAGGACTGCAGAG cACAGAGGATTGCTTTCAACCGGGAGCAAAGGATGTTTAAG CGTGTGGGCTGCGGGGAGTGCGCAGCCTGCCAGGTAACCGAGGACTGCGGGGCCTGCTCCACATGCCTTCTGCAGTTGCCCCATGATGTGGCCTCGGGGCTGTTCTGCAAGTGTGAGCGGAGACGGTGCCTCCGGATTGTGGAAAGG AGCCGAGGGTGTGGAGTGTGCAGGGGCTGTCAGACCCGAGAGGACTGTGGCCGTTGTCGAGTTTGCCTTCGCCCTCCCCGCCCTGGTCTCAGGCGCCAATGGAGGTGTGTCCAGCGGCGCTGCTTACGG CACCTTGCCCACCGTCTCCGTCGCCACCATCAGCGATGTCAACGACGCCCTCCCCTAgctgtggctccccctgct GGTAAACGTAGCCGCCGCAGAGGAGGCTGTGACTCCAAGATGGCTGCCCGGCGGCGCCCCCCACGAACCCAGCCACTGCCTCCAGTTACCCCGTCACAGCCTCCAGCGTCCCCAGAGCTG CAGCCTTACACGAACCGTCGGCAGAACCGTAAGTGTGGGACCTGTGCAGCTTGCTTGCGCCGGATGGACTGTGGTCGTTGCGACTTCTGCTGTGACAAGCCGAAATTTGGGGGCAGCAATCAGAAGCGCCAGAAGTGTCGTTGGCGCCAGTGCCTGCAGTTTGCCATG AAGCGGCTGCTGCCTAGTGTCTGGGCAGGATCTGAGGATGGAGCAGGGCCGCCCCCACCGTACTCTCGTCGAAAGAGACCTGGCTCTACTCGACGGCCACGTCTGGGCCAGATACTGAAGACCTTGACCACACCCACAGTCAGATCAGGCCGTGCCCAAACTCCAATGAAACAGGAAACGGGCAGTGGCTTTGTGCTACCCCCACCTGGCACTGACCTTGTGTTCTTACGGGAAGGTGCAAGCAGTCCTGTGCAGGTGCCTGGCCCTGCTACAGCTTCCACAGAAGCCCTGTTGCAG GAGGCCCAGTGCCCAGGCCTGAGTTGGGTTGTGGCCTTACCCCAGGTGAAGCAAGAGAAGGTGGATGCCCAGGAAGACTGGACACCGGGCACAGCCATCCTGACTTCTCCTGTATTGCTGTCTGGCTGCCCCAGCAAG GCCGTAGATGCAGGCCTGCCACCTGTGAAGCAAGAGCCATTGGACCCTGAGGAGgacaaggaggaagagagcaaGGAAGACTCCGCCTCCGACTTGGccccagaggaggaggcaggaggggctggcACACCCGTG ATCACGGAGATTTTCAGCCTGGGTGGAACCCGCCTCCGGGACACAGCGGTCTGGTTGCCAAG GTCCAAGGACCTTAAAAAACCTGGAGCTAGAAAGCAGTAG
- the MBD1 gene encoding methyl-CpG-binding domain protein 1 isoform X43: protein MAEDWLECPALGPGWKRREVFRKSGATCGRSDTYYQSPTGDRIRSKVELTRYLGPACDLSLFDFKQGILCYPAPKPQSLPVPSKKRKKPSRPAKTRKRQVGPQKGEVRKEAPGDETKADADTAPALLPAPGCCENCGISFSGDGTRRQRLKTLCKDCRAQRIAFNREQRMFKRVGCGECAACQVTEDCGACSTCLLQLPHDVASGLFCKCERRRCLRIVERSRGCGVCRGCQTREDCGRCRVCLRPPRPGLRRQWRCVQRRCLRHLAHRLRRHHQRCQRRPPLAVAPPAGKRSRRRGGCDSKMAARRRPPRTQPLPPVTPSQPPASPELQPYTNRRQNRKCGTCAACLRRMDCGRCDFCCDKPKFGGSNQKRQKCRWRQCLQFAMKRLLPSVWAGSEDGAGPPPPYSRRKRPGSTRRPRLGQILKTLTTPTVRSGRAQTPMKQETGSGFVLPPPGTDLVFLREGASSPVQVPGPATASTEALLQAVDAGLPPVKQEPLDPEEDKEEESKEDSASDLAPEEEAGGAGTPVITEIFSLGGTRLRDTAVWLPRSKDLKKPGARKQ from the exons ATGGCTGAGGACTGGCTGGAGTGCCCAGCCTTGGGCCCTGGCTGGAAACGTCGTGAGGTCTTTCGAAAGTCAGGTGCCACCTGTGGACGCTCAGACACCTATTACCAGAG CCCCACAGGAGACAGGATCCGAAGCAAAGTTGAGCTGACCCGATACCTGGGCCCTGCGTGTGACCTCTCCCTCTTCGACTTCAAACAAGGCATTCTGTGTTATCCAGCCCCCAAG CCCCAGTCCTTACCTGTCCCTAGCAAAAAGCGGAAGAAGCCTTCACGGCCAGCCAAGACTCGGAAACGTCAGGTTGGACCCCAGAAGGGTGAGGTCAGGAAGGAGGCCCCAGGGGATGAGACCAAGGCTGATGCTGACACAGCCCCAGCTTTACTGCCTGCTCCTGG GTGCTGTGAGAACTGTGGAATCAGCTTCTCAGGGGATGGTACCCGAAGACAGCGGCTCAAGACATTATGCAAGGACTGCAGAG cACAGAGGATTGCTTTCAACCGGGAGCAAAGGATGTTTAAG CGTGTGGGCTGCGGGGAGTGCGCAGCCTGCCAGGTAACCGAGGACTGCGGGGCCTGCTCCACATGCCTTCTGCAGTTGCCCCATGATGTGGCCTCGGGGCTGTTCTGCAAGTGTGAGCGGAGACGGTGCCTCCGGATTGTGGAAAGG AGCCGAGGGTGTGGAGTGTGCAGGGGCTGTCAGACCCGAGAGGACTGTGGCCGTTGTCGAGTTTGCCTTCGCCCTCCCCGCCCTGGTCTCAGGCGCCAATGGAGGTGTGTCCAGCGGCGCTGCTTACGG CACCTTGCCCACCGTCTCCGTCGCCACCATCAGCGATGTCAACGACGCCCTCCCCTAgctgtggctccccctgct GGTAAACGTAGCCGCCGCAGAGGAGGCTGTGACTCCAAGATGGCTGCCCGGCGGCGCCCCCCACGAACCCAGCCACTGCCTCCAGTTACCCCGTCACAGCCTCCAGCGTCCCCAGAGCTG CAGCCTTACACGAACCGTCGGCAGAACCGTAAGTGTGGGACCTGTGCAGCTTGCTTGCGCCGGATGGACTGTGGTCGTTGCGACTTCTGCTGTGACAAGCCGAAATTTGGGGGCAGCAATCAGAAGCGCCAGAAGTGTCGTTGGCGCCAGTGCCTGCAGTTTGCCATG AAGCGGCTGCTGCCTAGTGTCTGGGCAGGATCTGAGGATGGAGCAGGGCCGCCCCCACCGTACTCTCGTCGAAAGAGACCTGGCTCTACTCGACGGCCACGTCTGGGCCAGATACTGAAGACCTTGACCACACCCACAGTCAGATCAGGCCGTGCCCAAACTCCAATGAAACAGGAAACGGGCAGTGGCTTTGTGCTACCCCCACCTGGCACTGACCTTGTGTTCTTACGGGAAGGTGCAAGCAGTCCTGTGCAGGTGCCTGGCCCTGCTACAGCTTCCACAGAAGCCCTGTTGCAG GCCGTAGATGCAGGCCTGCCACCTGTGAAGCAAGAGCCATTGGACCCTGAGGAGgacaaggaggaagagagcaaGGAAGACTCCGCCTCCGACTTGGccccagaggaggaggcaggaggggctggcACACCCGTG ATCACGGAGATTTTCAGCCTGGGTGGAACCCGCCTCCGGGACACAGCGGTCTGGTTGCCAAG GTCCAAGGACCTTAAAAAACCTGGAGCTAGAAAGCAGTAG
- the MBD1 gene encoding methyl-CpG-binding domain protein 1 isoform X19 produces the protein MAEDWLECPALGPGWKRREVFRKSGATCGRSDTYYQSPTGDRIRSKVELTRYLGPACDLSLFDFKQGILCYPAPKPQSLPVPSKKRKKPSRPAKTRKRQVGPQKGEVRKEAPGDETKADADTAPALLPAPGCCENCGISFSGDGTRRQRLKTLCKDCRAQRIAFNREQRMFKRVGCGECAACQVTEDCGACSTCLLQLPHDVASGLFCKCERRRCLRIVERSRGCGVCRGCQTREDCGRCRVCLRPPRPGLRRQWRCVQRRCLRGKRSRRRGGCDSKMAARRRPPRTQPLPPVTPSQPPASPELQPRALAPSPPAEFIYYCVDEDELQPYTNRRQNRKCGTCAACLRRMDCGRCDFCCDKPKFGGSNQKRQKCRWRQCLQFAMKRLLPSVWAGSEDGAGPPPPYSRRKRPGSTRRPRLGQILKTLTTPTVRSGRAQTPMKQETGSGFVLPPPGTDLVFLREGASSPVQVPGPATASTEALLQEAQCPGLSWVVALPQVKQEKVDAQEDWTPGTAILTSPVLLSGCPSKAVDAGLPPVKQEPLDPEEDKEEESKEDSASDLAPEEEAGGAGTPVITEIFSLGGTRLRDTAVWLPRAGNREGKMDVKCGRRRTLWRARARAGTGEDGLEPLSVSHHLQLR, from the exons ATGGCTGAGGACTGGCTGGAGTGCCCAGCCTTGGGCCCTGGCTGGAAACGTCGTGAGGTCTTTCGAAAGTCAGGTGCCACCTGTGGACGCTCAGACACCTATTACCAGAG CCCCACAGGAGACAGGATCCGAAGCAAAGTTGAGCTGACCCGATACCTGGGCCCTGCGTGTGACCTCTCCCTCTTCGACTTCAAACAAGGCATTCTGTGTTATCCAGCCCCCAAG CCCCAGTCCTTACCTGTCCCTAGCAAAAAGCGGAAGAAGCCTTCACGGCCAGCCAAGACTCGGAAACGTCAGGTTGGACCCCAGAAGGGTGAGGTCAGGAAGGAGGCCCCAGGGGATGAGACCAAGGCTGATGCTGACACAGCCCCAGCTTTACTGCCTGCTCCTGG GTGCTGTGAGAACTGTGGAATCAGCTTCTCAGGGGATGGTACCCGAAGACAGCGGCTCAAGACATTATGCAAGGACTGCAGAG cACAGAGGATTGCTTTCAACCGGGAGCAAAGGATGTTTAAG CGTGTGGGCTGCGGGGAGTGCGCAGCCTGCCAGGTAACCGAGGACTGCGGGGCCTGCTCCACATGCCTTCTGCAGTTGCCCCATGATGTGGCCTCGGGGCTGTTCTGCAAGTGTGAGCGGAGACGGTGCCTCCGGATTGTGGAAAGG AGCCGAGGGTGTGGAGTGTGCAGGGGCTGTCAGACCCGAGAGGACTGTGGCCGTTGTCGAGTTTGCCTTCGCCCTCCCCGCCCTGGTCTCAGGCGCCAATGGAGGTGTGTCCAGCGGCGCTGCTTACGG GGTAAACGTAGCCGCCGCAGAGGAGGCTGTGACTCCAAGATGGCTGCCCGGCGGCGCCCCCCACGAACCCAGCCACTGCCTCCAGTTACCCCGTCACAGCCTCCAGCGTCCCCAGAGCTG CAACCCAGAGCCCTGGCCCCCTCGCCACCTGCCGAATTCATCTATTACTGTGTAGACGAGGACGAGCTA CAGCCTTACACGAACCGTCGGCAGAACCGTAAGTGTGGGACCTGTGCAGCTTGCTTGCGCCGGATGGACTGTGGTCGTTGCGACTTCTGCTGTGACAAGCCGAAATTTGGGGGCAGCAATCAGAAGCGCCAGAAGTGTCGTTGGCGCCAGTGCCTGCAGTTTGCCATG AAGCGGCTGCTGCCTAGTGTCTGGGCAGGATCTGAGGATGGAGCAGGGCCGCCCCCACCGTACTCTCGTCGAAAGAGACCTGGCTCTACTCGACGGCCACGTCTGGGCCAGATACTGAAGACCTTGACCACACCCACAGTCAGATCAGGCCGTGCCCAAACTCCAATGAAACAGGAAACGGGCAGTGGCTTTGTGCTACCCCCACCTGGCACTGACCTTGTGTTCTTACGGGAAGGTGCAAGCAGTCCTGTGCAGGTGCCTGGCCCTGCTACAGCTTCCACAGAAGCCCTGTTGCAG GAGGCCCAGTGCCCAGGCCTGAGTTGGGTTGTGGCCTTACCCCAGGTGAAGCAAGAGAAGGTGGATGCCCAGGAAGACTGGACACCGGGCACAGCCATCCTGACTTCTCCTGTATTGCTGTCTGGCTGCCCCAGCAAG GCCGTAGATGCAGGCCTGCCACCTGTGAAGCAAGAGCCATTGGACCCTGAGGAGgacaaggaggaagagagcaaGGAAGACTCCGCCTCCGACTTGGccccagaggaggaggcaggaggggctggcACACCCGTG ATCACGGAGATTTTCAGCCTGGGTGGAACCCGCCTCCGGGACACAGCGGTCTGGTTGCCAAG GGCAGGCAATCGGGAAGGGAAGATGGATGTAAAGTGTGGGAGACGGAGGACACTTTGGCGTGCACGAGCAAGAGCTGGAACCGGCGAGGATGGCCTAGAACCCCTGTCAGTGTCTCACCATCTCCAACTGCGATAA
- the MBD1 gene encoding methyl-CpG-binding domain protein 1 isoform X20, which produces MAEDWLECPALGPGWKRREVFRKSGATCGRSDTYYQSPTGDRIRSKVELTRYLGPACDLSLFDFKQGILCYPAPKPQSLPVPSKKRKKPSRPAKTRKRQVGPQKGEVRKEAPGDETKADADTAPALLPAPGCCENCGISFSGDGTRRQRLKTLCKDCRAQRIAFNREQRMFKRVGCGECAACQVTEDCGACSTCLLQLPHDVASGLFCKCERRRCLRIVERSRGCGVCRGCQTREDCGRCRVCLRPPRPGLRRQWRCVQRRCLRGKRSRRRGGCDSKMAARRRPPRTQPLPPVTPSQPPASPELQPRALAPSPPAEFIYYCVDEDELPYTNRRQNRKCGTCAACLRRMDCGRCDFCCDKPKFGGSNQKRQKCRWRQCLQFAMKRLLPSVWAGSEDGAGPPPPYSRRKRPGSTRRPRLGQILKTLTTPTVRSGRAQTPMKQETGSGFVLPPPGTDLVFLREGASSPVQVPGPATASTEALLQEAQCPGLSWVVALPQVKQEKVDAQEDWTPGTAILTSPVLLSGCPSKAVDAGLPPVKQEPLDPEEDKEEESKEDSASDLAPEEEAGGAGTPVITEIFSLGGTRLRDTAVWLPRAGNREGKMDVKCGRRRTLWRARARAGTGEDGLEPLSVSHHLQLR; this is translated from the exons ATGGCTGAGGACTGGCTGGAGTGCCCAGCCTTGGGCCCTGGCTGGAAACGTCGTGAGGTCTTTCGAAAGTCAGGTGCCACCTGTGGACGCTCAGACACCTATTACCAGAG CCCCACAGGAGACAGGATCCGAAGCAAAGTTGAGCTGACCCGATACCTGGGCCCTGCGTGTGACCTCTCCCTCTTCGACTTCAAACAAGGCATTCTGTGTTATCCAGCCCCCAAG CCCCAGTCCTTACCTGTCCCTAGCAAAAAGCGGAAGAAGCCTTCACGGCCAGCCAAGACTCGGAAACGTCAGGTTGGACCCCAGAAGGGTGAGGTCAGGAAGGAGGCCCCAGGGGATGAGACCAAGGCTGATGCTGACACAGCCCCAGCTTTACTGCCTGCTCCTGG GTGCTGTGAGAACTGTGGAATCAGCTTCTCAGGGGATGGTACCCGAAGACAGCGGCTCAAGACATTATGCAAGGACTGCAGAG cACAGAGGATTGCTTTCAACCGGGAGCAAAGGATGTTTAAG CGTGTGGGCTGCGGGGAGTGCGCAGCCTGCCAGGTAACCGAGGACTGCGGGGCCTGCTCCACATGCCTTCTGCAGTTGCCCCATGATGTGGCCTCGGGGCTGTTCTGCAAGTGTGAGCGGAGACGGTGCCTCCGGATTGTGGAAAGG AGCCGAGGGTGTGGAGTGTGCAGGGGCTGTCAGACCCGAGAGGACTGTGGCCGTTGTCGAGTTTGCCTTCGCCCTCCCCGCCCTGGTCTCAGGCGCCAATGGAGGTGTGTCCAGCGGCGCTGCTTACGG GGTAAACGTAGCCGCCGCAGAGGAGGCTGTGACTCCAAGATGGCTGCCCGGCGGCGCCCCCCACGAACCCAGCCACTGCCTCCAGTTACCCCGTCACAGCCTCCAGCGTCCCCAGAGCTG CAACCCAGAGCCCTGGCCCCCTCGCCACCTGCCGAATTCATCTATTACTGTGTAGACGAGGACGAGCTA CCTTACACGAACCGTCGGCAGAACCGTAAGTGTGGGACCTGTGCAGCTTGCTTGCGCCGGATGGACTGTGGTCGTTGCGACTTCTGCTGTGACAAGCCGAAATTTGGGGGCAGCAATCAGAAGCGCCAGAAGTGTCGTTGGCGCCAGTGCCTGCAGTTTGCCATG AAGCGGCTGCTGCCTAGTGTCTGGGCAGGATCTGAGGATGGAGCAGGGCCGCCCCCACCGTACTCTCGTCGAAAGAGACCTGGCTCTACTCGACGGCCACGTCTGGGCCAGATACTGAAGACCTTGACCACACCCACAGTCAGATCAGGCCGTGCCCAAACTCCAATGAAACAGGAAACGGGCAGTGGCTTTGTGCTACCCCCACCTGGCACTGACCTTGTGTTCTTACGGGAAGGTGCAAGCAGTCCTGTGCAGGTGCCTGGCCCTGCTACAGCTTCCACAGAAGCCCTGTTGCAG GAGGCCCAGTGCCCAGGCCTGAGTTGGGTTGTGGCCTTACCCCAGGTGAAGCAAGAGAAGGTGGATGCCCAGGAAGACTGGACACCGGGCACAGCCATCCTGACTTCTCCTGTATTGCTGTCTGGCTGCCCCAGCAAG GCCGTAGATGCAGGCCTGCCACCTGTGAAGCAAGAGCCATTGGACCCTGAGGAGgacaaggaggaagagagcaaGGAAGACTCCGCCTCCGACTTGGccccagaggaggaggcaggaggggctggcACACCCGTG ATCACGGAGATTTTCAGCCTGGGTGGAACCCGCCTCCGGGACACAGCGGTCTGGTTGCCAAG GGCAGGCAATCGGGAAGGGAAGATGGATGTAAAGTGTGGGAGACGGAGGACACTTTGGCGTGCACGAGCAAGAGCTGGAACCGGCGAGGATGGCCTAGAACCCCTGTCAGTGTCTCACCATCTCCAACTGCGATAA